TGTTGAATCACATCACGAATAGTAAAAGTAATCGCTCCAGGCGTTTCGCACCACATTACTCAGCGCAGCAACCACTTTGCGGGATGAAATAAATAGTTAAGTATACTGTCCCCGGAACTCGAAAAGGTAAAGGGAATCTTCTTGATCTTTCGGCTGCATAAATCACCACTTCTTGACCTGTTTTAAATGATTTTGTGGTGATATTTATAGCACCTTCTGACCAAAATAGCAAAAAATATTAGTAAGTTATTCTATTCCCCGGGGACGACTAAGTAAGGAAAGTAAAAACCAGGCTGTCAGCTCAGCTTGCGGGCCAGCCTTTCCAGCCCGAACCCTAACGGGTTCATTCCCACTGCAGGCGAATAGGGAGTCTCAAGCGCAGCCAGCCTATCCAGCGGCACTTTCTCCGCTATGGCCAAAGCCATAGCGTTGACCATACCCTTTGTCGTCTCCTCTGAAATAATCTGCGCTCCAACCAGAGCGCCGGTCTGACGATCAGCCATTAGCTTGTAGTGAACGACCTTACCGCCATAATGCGGTCGTGTGCCAGGAATGTTGTTTGTGGTGCATACGATATCCAGCCCTTTCTCTCGGGCCGCCCTCTCGGTAAAACCGACCGTACCTATTTGATAGCCAAAGATTTCAATGGCAAAGGTCATAAGAGTGCCTTCATAGGGGAAAGCGTTTCCCGAAACCAAATTCCTGCCAGCCACATCGCCGGTTCTACCGGCAGTGGTAACCATCAACCGGCGGGTCTTTGAGCCAATAATGCAGTCCCAATTCTCCATGCAATCACCGATGGCATAGATGTCAGGGTCGCTGGTCTGCAAATACCGGTTCACCAAGACCCCCCCTGTTTCCCCTATTTCAATTCCTGCTTTCCGGGCAAGATCAACGCTAGGACTGGCCCCAGTGGCCATGAAGACGAAGTCAACATCAAGTTCTTGGGTACCAAGAATAAGTCGCTTCCTTTTAGACTCGCTTTTTATGCTGCTGATGTTGGCAGATAGAACTAGCTCCACTCCATTTTTCTGCATTACCTGCTCAACCCGGCCGGCCATCTTCTTGTCTAAACTGGCTGGTAAAATATTCTCCATCATGTCCAGGAGAAAGACCTTGCGGTAGCCTCTGGCCACAAGAGCCAGGGTTAGCTCTACCCCGATTGCCCCTGCCCCAATGATGGCGGCGCTGTTGTATTCAGGGATAATCTTGTCCAGAGCTCGGCCGTCAGCAATATTAGTGCTCAGAGTGAATTCATTTTTACCGTCAAGTCCGGGAATAGGAGGAATGGAAGGCATAGCCCCCGGACTTAAGATAGCTTTATCATAAGGATAGCTCTTGCCTCCGGCCATAATGCGCTTTTCCTTGGTGAGGATATCAGTGACTTCAGTGTTTAAATGAACATTTATGTTTCTCTCCTCGTAAAACTTGCCCGGATAAAATATATCGTCCCAGCGGGCAACTCCTTTGAGCACAAAGGGCGGCTCACAGGGGGCATAGTCAATTTCACCTTGGGTGCTAAAAATGTCTATCTGGGCTTGTTTATCCAGCTGTCGGATCCGTCCCGAGGCACTCCTGCCTCCGGCGCCAGCTCCAATAATAACCACTCTCATGTCTATTTTCCTTCATGTAATTCGTTCGATATCTGGGATAGCTGTTCGTTCGCTTTTTCTAACTCTTCCGCTGCCTCTAACGCCCGACTGTATACTGGGTCGCTCTCCATGTTTTCAGCTTTCTCAGTCCACTTCCTGAATTTCTCTTCGTGCTTTTTGTTATGCTCAACCCAGGAGGTCAAGATCGCTCTAAGCCTGCCCATTTCGTCTGTGGGGTGACTCTGGAGAATGCCTTCAACCATTGTCCGGATCGTATGCTCAGGAGCTGCGCCGAGGAGTTCGTCAACCTTCTCGCCATCAGCAAAAAACATCTGCATGGGTATACTCATAATCTGATATTTCATTGCTGTCCGTTGGTTCTCATCCACATCTATCTTGCAGAACTTGAACCGGCCGTCAT
The genomic region above belongs to Deltaproteobacteria bacterium and contains:
- a CDS encoding FAD-dependent oxidoreductase, whose translation is MRVVIIGAGAGGRSASGRIRQLDKQAQIDIFSTQGEIDYAPCEPPFVLKGVARWDDIFYPGKFYEERNINVHLNTEVTDILTKEKRIMAGGKSYPYDKAILSPGAMPSIPPIPGLDGKNEFTLSTNIADGRALDKIIPEYNSAAIIGAGAIGVELTLALVARGYRKVFLLDMMENILPASLDKKMAGRVEQVMQKNGVELVLSANISSIKSESKRKRLILGTQELDVDFVFMATGASPSVDLARKAGIEIGETGGVLVNRYLQTSDPDIYAIGDCMENWDCIIGSKTRRLMVTTAGRTGDVAGRNLVSGNAFPYEGTLMTFAIEIFGYQIGTVGFTERAAREKGLDIVCTTNNIPGTRPHYGGKVVHYKLMADRQTGALVGAQIISEETTKGMVNAMALAIAEKVPLDRLAALETPYSPAVGMNPLGFGLERLARKLS
- the trxA gene encoding thioredoxin, giving the protein MSNVVEVTDQSFEEEVLNSDLPTEIDFWAPWCGPCKMVSPIYDKLSEEYDGRFKFCKIDVDENQRTAMKYQIMSIPMQMFFADGEKVDELLGAAPEHTIRTMVEGILQSHPTDEMGRLRAILTSWVEHNKKHEEKFRKWTEKAENMESDPVYSRALEAAEELEKANEQLSQISNELHEGK